A single region of the Streptomyces sp. NBC_00425 genome encodes:
- a CDS encoding peptidoglycan-binding protein, translated as MSRWKALPEGLDPQVRRLVVQLRQVKDHSGLSLAALASRTSYSRSSWERYLNGKATPPRHAVEKMAQVCGGDLIGLTALWEVASSAPAGPQAPQAQALGQPQSASASASASASDQTASTHGPLRTRRGLRGRRPMVAAVVVVAAGILCAAWSWTSSAQPESREAEAAVTHVPTSSYSAKTFPCHFTVLDGRLYAGHSTTLTDQYGVGATVEAVAEVQCLVRRHGFDPKGIDGSFGPNTRAAVQGFQRSRGLDADGIVGPMTWRELRKPGG; from the coding sequence ATGTCCCGATGGAAGGCGCTGCCCGAGGGGCTAGACCCGCAGGTCCGGCGACTCGTCGTGCAGTTACGCCAGGTGAAGGACCACAGCGGGCTGAGCCTGGCCGCGCTGGCGAGCAGGACGTCGTACAGCAGGTCGTCCTGGGAGCGCTATCTCAACGGCAAGGCGACCCCGCCCCGGCATGCCGTCGAGAAGATGGCCCAGGTGTGCGGCGGCGACCTGATCGGCCTGACGGCGCTCTGGGAAGTGGCCTCATCCGCACCCGCCGGGCCGCAAGCTCCACAGGCGCAGGCACTGGGACAGCCCCAGTCGGCATCGGCATCGGCATCGGCATCGGCATCGGACCAAACGGCCTCCACGCACGGGCCGTTGCGTACACGCCGTGGTCTGCGCGGACGCAGACCGATGGTGGCGGCCGTCGTCGTGGTGGCGGCCGGAATCCTGTGCGCCGCCTGGTCCTGGACGTCGTCGGCCCAGCCGGAGTCCCGGGAGGCCGAGGCCGCGGTCACGCACGTGCCGACCTCCTCGTACTCCGCCAAGACCTTCCCCTGTCACTTCACGGTGCTCGACGGTCGTCTCTACGCCGGTCACAGCACCACGCTCACCGACCAGTACGGCGTCGGCGCCACGGTCGAGGCGGTGGCCGAGGTGCAGTGCCTGGTCCGGCGGCACGGCTTCGACCCGAAGGGGATCGACGGGTCGTTCGGCCCCAACACCCGGGCGGCGGTGCAGGGGTTCCAGCGGTCCCGCGGACTAGACGCCGACGGGATCGTGGGTCCGATGACCTGGCGCGAGCTCAGGAAGCCGGGTGGCTGA
- a CDS encoding helix-turn-helix domain-containing protein translates to MAEGARPRPDGSSRASAPEVRHLVERLREARESTGLSFATLAARTAYSKSSWERYLNGKTLPPRDAVEALAKLSGADPARLLALWLLADRAWSGRDAHDVRGAGNPGAGAADTPGREQGDAAPRRPAGPFGPARRRRAAVLAAAVAALAGALGVGAWTAWTYGVGHRSEAASPSTGPCSGEACTNRDPEQQDTDCWTDAGTRAQREVAGRTVELRVSPACRAAWGRIVGPRDGDRIRVVTADGRRQSRQVAVPGHYQYTLMTGIDRASEARVCFELVDGPSGCTAWGR, encoded by the coding sequence GTGGCTGAGGGCGCCCGGCCACGTCCGGACGGCTCGTCACGAGCGTCCGCGCCCGAGGTCCGTCACCTTGTCGAACGGCTGCGGGAGGCCAGGGAGAGCACCGGGCTGAGCTTTGCCACACTCGCGGCGCGGACGGCCTACAGCAAGTCGTCCTGGGAGCGCTATCTCAACGGCAAGACCCTGCCGCCCCGGGACGCGGTGGAGGCGCTGGCGAAACTGAGCGGCGCCGATCCGGCTCGGCTGCTGGCGCTGTGGCTGCTCGCCGACCGTGCCTGGAGCGGACGCGACGCACACGACGTACGCGGTGCCGGGAACCCGGGCGCCGGGGCGGCGGACACCCCGGGCAGGGAGCAGGGGGACGCGGCGCCCCGCCGGCCCGCCGGGCCGTTCGGGCCGGCCCGGCGCAGAAGGGCCGCCGTGCTCGCCGCGGCGGTGGCCGCGCTGGCCGGCGCGCTGGGCGTGGGGGCGTGGACGGCCTGGACGTACGGCGTCGGACACCGGAGCGAGGCGGCGTCGCCCAGCACCGGGCCGTGCAGCGGCGAGGCCTGCACGAACCGTGACCCCGAACAGCAGGACACCGACTGCTGGACCGACGCGGGAACCCGGGCGCAGCGGGAAGTCGCCGGGCGTACGGTCGAGTTGCGCGTCAGTCCGGCCTGCCGGGCGGCCTGGGGCCGCATCGTGGGTCCGCGCGACGGAGACCGGATCCGGGTCGTCACCGCCGACGGACGGCGGCAGTCGCGGCAGGTCGCCGTGCCGGGCCACTACCAGTACACCCTCATGACCGGTATCGACCGGGCGTCCGAGGCGCGGGTCTGTTTCGAGCTCGTCGACGGCCCGTCGGGCTGCACCGCCTGGGGGCGCTGA